In Syngnathus typhle isolate RoL2023-S1 ecotype Sweden linkage group LG13, RoL_Styp_1.0, whole genome shotgun sequence, the sequence CGCTTGGCATCTCCATAACCAGGCTCAATGCAGTCACATGAAAGTCAAGTTTGCTCGTACCCTCCCCTGGTTGAAAGATGGGCTGCTCTGCTCTCCGGACCCCCAGGGACCGGATCCATTCCTCTCATCAACGCCTGTAAAGTAGAGAAATAGCAATAAATAATGTTATATAATCTATGTAACAAGGTTCAGAGAGCAGAGAAGTTGACCTGCTTATTAAGAGATGATCGAAGCTGTCAAAACCTTTACTCCACATCACACAAACAGTGTGGAGACATTGTAGTCACACGGATGAAAGCTATATGAAGTCTGAATAATTAACACCCAATGTGAGAGTCCCAAAATGATTTCCTCTATCCTTCGCTGACCTGTTCAACATCTTTACGTTTTTCCAACAAGGTCTAAATCTTATATAAGCGACGTATGTTATGCCTGGCGAGAACACTCTGGCACTCAGAGATGAATGCGTTTGAAACGACTGATTTTAAGAGTCCCTATTTCCTTCAATCTTTTCTTGAACTACAACATTGAATCTCTTGGGTAACGCGCAAGCTAAATTGCGGTCTGATTTGCATAATTGTGCATATTAATGAAGCTCAAGTCTatgaatattcatattttggTTTTGTTGTCTAATTAAAAagcggatgatgatgatgggggGTGTGGAGGCGGTCTCGAATCATGACAGGATTCGGCAGTATATCAGAATGATGGGCCCACGGTGCGATGGGTGCTGTGGCAACGctgaaatatacacacacacacacaatcagatTCAAATACTGGCGGATTCACTGAGGAAGAAGATTGCGTCCTTTCGACAGGTAACTGCGTCAGTCTGTCTACATTCAAGAAAAAGTGTGTTTCTGTTCTGGCCCAACCTAAAAATATAAGGAATAAGCAAAAGAAGGTCGAGCGTAAACAAAGACGTTGGGTTGAACGATTTATTGTTTCGGGATGGAAATCACGATCTCACTCATATCCCTCCCCCAAGCTTACCAATCAAAAATATTGGTATCAGGAAGTACGCATATACAAGTACATGCACTCATAGGTGACATGAAAAAGCAGTATCGGTGTATCCCTTTCAtacggcagatttttttttagagcgAGAAAGCTGCATCAAGTGCAGACTATCAAACAGACTACAAACAAAATCGGACAAAGGATGAGTAACATCAGagcaatttttatttgattttttttacccCAATGCAAAACTCCTCCCCTTCAGGCATGGCTAGTCTATAATTACACAGGAAGAGAGATACTGaaaacagccagccagcctgacTCACTGGCTTGAGAAGTACAACATTGACCAGACTTGCAGACATGTTTTGGGTCTCAACAGGAACATTGCCACAGGCATTTTGAATTCAATGTCTATACACCTTTTTCCTTCCCGCTGCAAAGTGAGTCACGCAGACACAAAGCATGAAGTCATATCCATGTCAAGACCTCAAGAGAGTTAAGGCCGTTAATGAAATACTGAACAATGTTCGGTAACACATGCCGCGTTGTTTTAACCTGTGAGTCACTGGAGACTTCTGCAACAGCTCAGTGCGCCGCAACCCCCAACGTTATCTTGTTTGCTTTTTTCTCGTCAAACGTTAAGACATTTGAAATGGCAACGTTAACTCACGATACTTCAACTAAATGTGCAGCAGATAGAGAATTTCACTTGAACTGATAGAACTCTGCTCACACTTCTGCATTTCAGTCTCATAAAGTGTCTAAAAATATATCCCGCATGTTCTCGGTTTCCAGAGAGCAAAAAATGAAAGTGGACTGGAATCACTTTAGCTCGTTGGTGACTTGAATCAGAGAAAACGAGAAGTTCACATACATTCCTAACTGAAGTCACAACCACAGAAGTTGAACCTCCACACACCCTAAACCTCAACATGGccatatgtaaaaaaaactatttcacaAAACTTGAAACCCGTTGACAGGCAAAACATAGTCGTTCTCCAAACAAAGGGCCGTTATGTCACCGTTTCCCGTTaacgaataaaaaaaacttaaagTAGGATGCAAGACAGCAGAAGGGGACAATGTTTTTCCCAGAGTCAGCAGAGGTGATTAATTGGTCGGGTCCTATCAACCCCCACTGCCTCTGCCTTTGTGGTTTTCTTGATTGAATAGCAACAGCTGACAAGGCGATGGAAATGACAAATGCAAGAtatggatgaggaaatgcagCGGAGATGACACGGGGGAGTACATAATGTAACATGTGTCAATCTTGTTAAATACTTTGCAATTCACTCAAAAAATTAATTGATTTTGGACTCACCTGAACTTCCAAACTGGCTGCTGGCTAGTCTGACTGTTGGCCTACTCTTGCCATTAGAAAGCGGAAGTTCAAACATCTGAAATGACAATTAGGACATTTTAACCAACACATGTAATCAAGTAAACTTGTGAGCAACCAAAGTGTTCAATCACTAAAGACCTGCCAACTATACATTTATTCAAAGGTTACTTTATCTTTTGAAGTCTTACTGCGCTAAAATCCAGCAAGTCGCTGAGCTCCTTGTCTGTCCCCACTGTCGTCATCCTCTGTTGCCGTTCGCTTGCCTTTTCGGTCTCAGCAAGCCACTGCAGGCACAGGGTAAAGAAAACATGAGGAAAAGAATCATTAATCCTTTCCAAAATTTATATTACAGCAAACAACCTCAAGTGTGGTGCGATTTATGACAGTGCACAGTCAATATCGTCAGAGGGAAATAGATTGCTATGATTATCATCATATTCCAATCCACCTCCTACACAACTTTTTCTGCACAGTGCAAgataaaatgtgacattttatcAAGTTATGCCTGTGAAAGCTACAAAGGCATTCACACTAGCAGATATGATGTGCGATAAGGGCGTTACAAGCGTCTGATGCATCAATCATAACAAAATAAAGATGTACACCAAAAGTTGGAAATTAGTAATAAAACATTCATATTTGGCCAccgtttttatttattagcaAGCAGTAATCATGATGACTTTGGGAAAACTATATCACCTgcaaataaatacacatttatCCTAAACCAATGTAGATTACAAAGTGAGACATATATAATGACGTATGAAGAAAAACTCCTATGCATTGAACAATAGCGTAAACAGTGCATGCTAATAGGCATTATATTGTCCGTAATCACATTTAAAACGAATATTCGAGGGTCTTCTGCAGTCTGAGGTCAAAATGGGGGAGTTCTCTCCTAACAAATGGAAGTTGTTAACGCTTGATCACCCCCACACCATCCTGCCCACAACTGAGACAAGTTGGCAAGAATCAAGTGCAACCCCCTAATTGACACAAGCAGCTAGTGTGTTGGCTGTAATAGTAAAGTATGTGTTTTACATGGAACACTTATAATGtggaacaaataaaacccattggagaaaagaaaaagaagctcaaaCCTGTTGCCTGGCTTGCTGGTGGCCCCCACTCCGCTCAGCGAGGGGGACTCGACACAAAGAGCCGGTCGGCAAAGTTTCAATAGAGAATTTCAAAACTTGgcaaacataaataaaaatcgAAATACACAAGCGGAACTGTATTCGGCTTTATGAAAGTGTATAAAAATATAGTTTCGACTTTTGAGGGACTGTTTTACTGATGTTACTCGACATACTGGCAGACATcaatgtgtgtggagggggggctAACTCGCAATGCTAATACGTTGAGCACACCGAAGTGAAACAAAGAGGACTTTTTTGTTAACATGTAACCCAAACCTCGTCAGGGTGAAATGAACGAAAACCAATTATCTACAAAATGGCCCTTCTGTTTTCCCCGTGCAAATGCAACTTGACGGGGAAAAATGCGCTTAAAACTTGACTATTACTCCCCAACACCGTGACAGACAAGAAGAGTTGAACCTCCAACAGGCGTGTTGTGAGAATATATTTAGGACGCGTATTTACCTTGGCTCAGCTTTGTAGCATccaacaatgacaaataaagcgccggagaggagaaaaaacaaagttaTGGACTGGATCCCTTGCCCCCCTCCGTGCTCCTCCGGATAGTGGgcttgaggaagatgaggaAAGCCAAGATTGAAACAGTCCAGCGCCTCGCTGCTGTCTTCGTCACGAAACCGAAACGCCGTCTCTGACACGAACCATAACTCAGCAATGACTCTGTTTCTTTTAATATTACAGAAATCGTAGCGACTTCATTTTCCAAGTGGACATTTTAGCAGCCTCCACATTGTCGCTTCCACAGATGTATCCCTCCGCGGCTCGGCTCACAGGAGGACATGGACGCATCCAGAAACATTAGCGGTGTCCAATTTCATCCAAAACGAATAAACGCCATGAAACGCGTTTCGATGGTTACCTGTTAAtgtaaaaataatcaaaatttCCGGATACTATGTCCAATTTTGTCTGGAGCTACCGAACCGGAGGTTTGGACTTGCAAATCGCGCGGCTCTATGTCGAGGGGCGGATGAGGCGAAGAGTCCGGAGTGGACCAACGTTGAAGATGGAATGATAATATCGGAGAAGACGACCAATAGGATGCAGCCAAATTTGATTGACAGGTGGGACGTCCAAATATGTCAAACTCGAGGCAGTGTTGTTTTGCCTGCAGGTTGCAAACCAGCACCATCAATTACTTAACCAGCGCGTGTGTGAAAAGCCGTTTGAGATTATATTTGATATCTTTAATTCCCAGCTCAATGTCCATGTACAGTATGCTATTTTTGTCTTCACTAGCAAGAGGGCATACTAGTAGAATGACAACTAGCAATGTTTCCCCCCAGCACTAGTGCCACTTATGGCTTGCTAGTATGCAATTAAACTTGAAACTATACTCTGTTGCACCAGTAACACCCGTTTTAACATTTAATATCCTACTATTTAGTGTTTAAACAGCTGCACATCTATAATTTTAATGACAGTTATGCATTGTAGAGGGATTCttgagatttcttttttcagtCTATGATCCCTGACCTTTAAAACAAAGATGTACTTCTTCTGTGGTAAGCAGACTTATCTGTCAAGGTCATCCTGTCCTGGCTTCACAGAGAATCCTCGTCCAGAAAGTGAAAGGCCCTTTGTTCAAAAGCAGGTGACCAAAATAAACAGTAAAATATTATGCTGATGCTTGCTACATAAATATCTTCCATAACACTAAAAACATGTAGTTGTCATACTAGTACTTCTAGAGACATCATAAACTACCAGTTACTGCAACTGTTAGTGAGTAGCTAATTTCGACAGATATTTTTAACAAAAGACCTACgtgctgtctgttgttcacgaCCTGAACCTTTTGGGGGTGCGAGGGGGGTGAGGGGGAATAGCTGATACAGAAACAAGACTTGCACTTAAACGTCACCATTTGTTGTGAGACTTGAGACAAGACAAAACCCACACTGGTTCACACGACCGCAACATCTGCATTGGCCTTTTTACGAGAAAACCTAGCCATCCAtgcacaaccacacacacacacacacacacacacatgctcagcACGCGTTGCACAGATGCACACCTGCACGACATTAATTGTGGTACCCAAAGTATTCTTTAGAATTTCAGACCTAACCACATGAAAACAAATCTTCTTGGTACTTGGTCCACAAAACCTttgaattaataaaaataaagagcgCTACATACTCACCCCGAGACATCTTTTCAACAAGGGAGTCAACACGAGTGGATCAACCTCAATATGACAAAACGTGTTTCATGTCACTGATTCTCCGTGCTGCTCCTGCAGTGCACTTGGGGGAAACATAGAGCGTGTGTTTGCATTGGAGGTGATCATATTGCTGTGCTACGTCAACATCAAACGATGCCTTTCAGAAACTAGGACGAATGAAATGTTGCGTTGTGCGGTGGGGGAGACactcagaaacacacacacacacacacatgcacagcaatattggaaaaataaaaatctatattTAGAGAGGAACTCCATTTTCCTAACACCACACCCCTCCCACGCATTCATGGCCTCGTCTTACACAAGCACCTCAAGTTTGTAAATGGGTTACCCCAGTGCAGCCACCCACGCATCAGGTACAGTATGAAAACTTATAGGGCATCCTGTTATGACTTCTGGTTTCCTGTTtcctgtataaaaaaaaaaaaaaaaagcacggtcttcacacagacacacacacacaccacaaattAAGATCAGCTGGAAATTATCGAAAATACGTAAACCTACTCTGTACTCGAAGGGCAGGTCAACTCAAAAATATATTCAATGCGGACTCGAGTCTAACCACCGTATAatgattaatattgtgtttgtgtaatttaatgtatttttcaaataaaatgtaccCGTTTTTATCCATCCAAATGTacccgtttttatccatctgCTTTCAGGAAGACACGACGCCAGCCTCCTCTCTTCTGCgcaatgttttatttcatgtcGTGTGATTCCGCAAAAGCTGTACAAATGTCAAGGGCCGATTGCATCAGCAATAGCATGCAGTAGTGCATGGAAAAGAAGCGCGTGTGAAATACACAAAGCTCCTGCCGAGATACCTGAGCATCCCTCGCCACAGGGGTCAAGCTACATTGCTCCTAATGAGCAGCTCCACCTTCCTATGGTGCctctggcctttttttttttttggtcaatgtgTACACGCTTAATTCTCTTGGCACAAACATAACAACCTTGTATACATTTTGGCAACACATTTTAAGAATCATTTAGCAagtctttgtgtgtttgttctgTTGTGACGACAGGAAAAAGGGGCACCACATccccttgttcttttttttttttttttttttaaactcatcaTCCCCCCATAACCCCTCCCGGAATTCATTAGCAATCAAAAGCAACTGACAAACGCCCGATCTTAATTACattctcatttgcatatttgcaTATTAATGACTGCAGACGTAGCTGTTTTTCTGCTGCAGTAGTCAACCTCCCTCCCTTTGCGTCAACGTTGCTCAGATAACCAGAGCACATCCACTGCAACACTGTGTGTCTTTGTGGTGGCTCAAGGCCCATTTGATCTTTTTCTGTGTGAGAAATGTCTTGAGTAGAAGCACAAGGAATTACAATACATTACAGCAcatgaaaacatttttcaaaatgggATATTCACTTCCCTCTGTTTTTAGCCACACTAAATTTCAGGGGGTCCTGACTCATGCACTGCTGAAAACAGAAAATGCCTTGATTGTATTTTCCCTTGTGGATGCAGCACTTCATCCAAGCTGCTGCATTGTACATGTCAGTTATTCACCACGTCCACAGTTTCTCCAAACAACAGAAATGAACGCTGTTACCTTTTCACGGTTTTGACTTTATAAACTGGCAAGTGAGTCCCATCATACAGGAAGtgatgggtagttttggttaaATACTGCCACCTGCAGGCCACAACTCGTTAATGCATATTTACGCCACAATATGAAAACACAAGTCCCTGTTTGGGGATTCCAGGACACCAAAATTCATGCAAAATATACAACATCACAAAAACAATGGCTTCGATACTATTAGACAATGGAGCGTGAACTCAACTTTGGAATAaaacgtttttatttatttacaaaattaGATATCCCTTTGTTAGcaaatgtgtatttatttgtcaGCAGAGGGCGCCGTTGCATTAGTCTTTGCTGTCGCTTGCTTGCATGCAAGGGAAACAGctatggatgggggggggggggaaaaggcAGAATATTTGATCAACACTGAAACCAAGACCACAAACCAGTTTCACTGTCTTTTCTGCATAAAATTATCCTACTGTCTTCTACATTGCTGAAGGATGTGTTTGTGTTAAGCATGATTCACATATAAAAAACATATGAGACAAGCAGCAACATACCATCGACTGGGTTTAGCTTCATTGATCAGGTCAGGCAATTTGCTATTCCTCGTGTCTGGcagcaacaaactcaaaagagcTGCAATGACGCTTAAAGAACCAAAAATAAGAAAAGGGAGAATCTTATTGTAATcccctgcaaaacaaaaacaaaatgctatTTTTCAATTATTGATTGAATCAGTATTTtctgcagtaaagccatccaCACTTGCCTATGTAGATGACATAAGGACAGATAATGGCGCCTATGCGTCCAGCTGTGGCCACAACACCCAGACCTGTGTTCCTGACCACCGTGGGGTACAGCTcagagaaaaacaaatatttagaaCCGTAAGCGATAGAAGAACCAAACCTTCCCGAGAAAACCAACACTTGGATTATGGCATACATGTCTGgaaaaaagggagaaaaaaaaaatgacaaccgCGCCCAGCTTTACAAACAGTACTAATGTGTTCAACTGTATTATGATTAGATACACACCCTCCGGGACAAGCTTAATCACAAGGAGTGTCATTCCTGTGAACATCAGTGAGACAAAAATAAGTGTGGGCCGTGACACTCGATTAATCAAGAGCCACGTGAAAATGTATGCTCCTGTCTCAGTGGCTGCTGAAATGAAGTTATTGAGGTAAATATTCCCTTTCAGGTTACCCGTACTGAGAGTGAGTCCGAAAAACACCATGGAGCTTACAAACCTGCGCAAAGACACAGGCAAGACCATATCGATTCGATAACAACGTGAATGGTTGTAAATAGTTTCAGCAAACTTCAAAAATGAGAGTTTTACATTACCATATGAAACAACCAAGACATGTAATGTTCCTCAAGTTAGTGGTGCGTATCAGGTCCATAAATGCAAACGTTTGTTTATCTTTACTCGAGTGTTGCTGGAAGACACAAAAACAGTTATTTAGGTAGGATGCGAATATTAGGTGCCCATTTCTCACAGAATGAAAACCATACACACCAATAATGGCGGGTCATTGTCAACCTTGAACATGATCAAAGACGGGTGGATTCGGTTCATCTTGGCAGCTCGGCACAAAACCTTTTCAGCCTCCTTCACACGTCCTCTCGACAAAAGCCAGCGAGGAGACTCGGGAATCACCCTGAGAACATCGAAccaaatttgtatttattttaaaagggAAAGCATGCCGTGGTCAcggaagaaataaaaatccataGCTGCATGACACTTTAAAAATATGATCATcaacattattattaatatcgTGTTTGTAAACCAGAATCCCATTTTAGGTACGTACCAccaaaaaggaaggaagaagaagcTTGGGATAGCGGTAGCAACGAGCAGCATCCTCCAACCTCGTATGAAGTAGGCAAGCATTCCCAGCAGGGCAAGACCGATGCTCGTCGCCACACACTGGCCCAGCAGATTCAAACTCAATCTGGCAGATTTACCCATCATTTCCGACCCTGAACAAGATAAAAAGATGGAATCTGAGTTCCAGACACTTTTACTCTTTGACATTTTCACAACTAAACATAGAACGTAACACCCTTTGCCCTTTTCAGTCTATCCTAATCTATTAAATGGCATCTTCTTCTCCAATGAAGGCACACTCATGTAAATAAAGTGCTTGTGAAAATGAAGTCTAAAAATTTCAGTCAAGTCATTTGTCCTCTTACCGATAATACATGATGTAGTAAAGCAGGCCACCAGTCCCAGTCCTCTCATGCAGTTAAGAACACAGAACATGACCCAGTTGACGGAGGCGGACTGGATCAGCGCGGTGACCGACTGCAGCAAAATGGTAAGAAAAAGCACAGGCTTTCTGCCATACCTGTACATAATGTCAACAAAGactaaaaatacacaaatataaaaatgtcatgttgattCTGAATGTTTAActaataggaaaaaaaagtgaaacttcCACGCTTTGGTAAAACATATATGTGTTCTAAATCAGCATAATgttaaatgcaaaataaatcaaacataaatccacacaatgttctAAGTTACCAGAAGTGAACCGAATTTTCTAGAATGATGCAAAAAAACATAATTAACTTGCCGGTCTGAGAGTTGACCAAAGATGAGGGATCCCAACAGGACTCCCATAAAGTACATCGAAGTAGAGATGGGCACCTTCCATGCATTTTCGCAAACCAGCTCCCACTGTAAAATTATCAAGCAAGGTGTTTAGAAAGCTCATCACAACAATCGTAAATTGTCATTCCTTCAGAAACTGCATATAGATTCTGAGAAAGACAgagtggtgaaaaaaaaaagataaaatacacAGGTCTGCCACACCCCCAAATCCCAAAGACTCACTTTTGCTACAGTATATTACAtagttgtgtattttttttttttttttttattaatagatGCATATTGCATGACATCTGAGTGCCTTGACAGCTTAGTGCCAATTAGAGCTCAGTTTGCCAACATCAGATGAGCAAATCCAGCCCCGACAACAACAAGAGGTTGTACAAAGTCAAATATTTAGCCTCTGTCATAACACGTTTATTTAGCCTCTGTCAAAACAAGTTTATTTGGTATAGTGCAAAGATGCAATTTAACATATTTAAAtgctggtttaaaaaaaagaagtgaattTTCCCCCTCAAGcatatccgttttttttttcttgtttaatttttgagGAATACAAATTTGACCAGGTATTATAATCTATAGCTGacgtttctgaaaaaaaaaatatatatttttatgaaaACCTCGTGTGCTAAATAAAAACTAATTTCACCTAAAAAGACTTAATCGCATCGTtgataaaaataatttgttgagTGTTATTAAGAAAAGAGCGTGTGTACAACTATGGAAAACTTTTGACACTTTTTAAAACTCACTACAAGCCAATTCTTTAATTCAGCGTGCAGCGTGAGTAATATATTATCATGTTGTATTATGCATTGCGTGTTTACCTCCGAAACTATAGTATAGCTCTCATTACtgaagatccatccatccacgcaTCGATCTGTGCCGTTGCACGGTTCGACCGCCTCGCTCCAGTTCGCATCCACTTTGGACGGATAACAGCTGGAAAAATTCCCGTCGCAAGGCATGGACTTCAACCAATTCCTGCATTGATAAGCCGGCGTGTCCGCGATGAAGATGGGCAGTACTCCCAAGTAGCCGCACGGTATTACCGTTAAACTTAGCAAAACCATAATAAGAATTTGGTAGCGGCCATATTCTCCCAGAATATCCACGACCCTGTCCAAGTGTTGATAATCCTCACACGACATTATTGCATGGCACACTGCAATCAATGGGATGTCTGCGATCTCCTGAAAGAGGCGTCACCTCACGTGCATGACTTTATCTTTTAACTAAACAATCACTAATTTAGAAATTTGGAAGATAAAGAGACGTGAAGAAGTTCCAAAGTTCAATATTGATGGAAGCTACCGTGGACTTTGCTGTCAAAGTGACTTAGAAAAATATACATGAGAAATGGAAGGTCAAGAGGGATTGTCTGCAGAGCTCTGATAAGGTCAAATGACAATTGTTACTTTTTGTTTGTTCCAGAGCTCCATCACAGCAAAACTTAGGAGTTTACTTTTAAATGAGAAGCCTGCAACAGGCATAGTGTGAAAAtagaagtaaaataaataaaaaaaagcttacaAATGGTATTGAAAGTTTTTTAGACATAGAATGATTAATATGATCAATGTcgtcaaataaatgaaaataattaattAGTGATTTACATATGGACTTATTGATGATGCCGCAGGGATCACAAtttaaacaatatatttgaaaaACACAACTAGAAATAAGTCACTTAGACACATATTGTGCAATCAATGACCACAAGGTGGTGCTATTAAAGCTAATACCATAATGGTTAACTGGTATAATTGTGTTGAAAAAGTAATATATTTACTTTTAGTTTGACTGTGTCATAGTGCACATGTATACTTCAGTCGCTGGTGTGAAAATGTTATGTGGAAAATAGTATTAAATTCCTCCCAGATATTTCTAAATAAGAAAATCCGTTATTTCTTATAACTTGATCTCAACTAATAATTTCAAATTTCCTAGTGGTCAATTTGGAGACAAATCAAGGAAAGGATGGATATGATCAATCAGTTCCAATTCCAAATATTTTGGGAAGGATTTGTACTGGGTCATGTAGCATCATTGGTCAGTACAGCATCAGTGACCTTTCTTCTAATGATCCCTaaaccttgacttttttttttcgtgtgcaCAATCCGTAACCACGGTAACGCTCTCAACCAGAACGTGGCAATGTCCTCTGACCCTTGCCTCAGTGACCTTTGGCCCAAAGGGTCAGTCAACAGGGTCACGGGTTCAGCTTTTGCGAGAGGACAGTAAAAGCACTTCACTGATTGGCTATCATTTGCCCTTTCCATACCCTCATCTATGTAATTGGCATATTGACCAACTGGCCCCTTTGCACATTGTTAGCAGCACCTTAACCTGTTTACACTGGATGGAGTGGAGCACAAAGGCCGCCCCGTGCGATACTCGAGAGCGCAATCTATGCCTTAGGTGTGCATTTGGCATTTCCCCCACTGTTTTTGCTTTCATCGTCCCCGTTCTCCAAATCACGGAGGAGAATCTAAAAGCGCTAAATCAACTGATGGAGTGTCGCCCTTCTCCGGATGATTACAGTCGTTTAACTGAAAGGCTAACAGCGTGGAAAGCGTTCCACCTGCGAGGAGCACTTGGGGCTCACCCCGAGCGCTCTTGCTCGCTCTCTCCCTCCTGATGATCAATGCCTCCTAGGCCAGTCACTTGTCAATATCGCTACATTAATTTGAGGGACTACGTGGCGGAGAAGACAATAGGTGGGGGGGCTCTCTGCAGGTAAAGGGAGGCATGCTGGAGTGGAGAGGGGTGAGGGGATGGATTAAGGCACATGCATGGAGACAAGGACATGGGAAGGAGAGaggcaggaggaggagaaatGGAGGAGGCTGAAGGCTGGAAGTGCAAACAAAGAGGCCATCTTTCCACTCATTTCGCACAGCTGTCTTCATTTCTGACAGCTACATCGaaatcatttataaataatagataaataACATTTATAAATTATTTCCCACTACAGAAAGGAATAAAGATGTCGCAAATGTGGCCCATGAATCGTACCTGATGTAGCCGAAACGACTTCCTGCGTTTATAGGCGGCAATAAAAAACTGATGAGTTGCTCAATAACGATTCCCTCTTCTATTATTTGGACGCCCTCCCTTTGGGCTCTTGTGATAGTTTTCCAGGGGTCATGTGACCTTTcacctctcacccccccccccctcactgagCTCACGTGGATTACACAAGGGAGTGACTAACAGCGTCCGGCATCATTCGACAGCGAGCTTCATTTGCTCGTCGAATCAAAATAGCATCTACATATGCAAATAACGATACATGAAATATTGTGcaggacaaaaaattaaaaaaatcttcAAGAACTTC encodes:
- the LOC133166182 gene encoding solute carrier family 22 member 4-like isoform X1; its protein translation is MSCEDYQHLDRVVDILGEYGRYQILIMVLLSLTVIPCGYLGVLPIFIADTPAYQCRNWLKSMPCDGNFSSCYPSKVDANWSEAVEPCNGTDRCVDGWIFSNESYTIVSEWELVCENAWKVPISTSMYFMGVLLGSLIFGQLSDRYGRKPVLFLTILLQSVTALIQSASVNWVMFCVLNCMRGLGLVACFTTSCIIGSEMMGKSARLSLNLLGQCVATSIGLALLGMLAYFIRGWRMLLVATAIPSFFFLPFWWVIPESPRWLLSRGRVKEAEKVLCRAAKMNRIHPSLIMFKVDNDPPLLQHSSKDKQTFAFMDLIRTTNLRNITCLGCFIWFVSSMVFFGLTLSTGNLKGNIYLNNFISAATETGAYIFTWLLINRVSRPTLIFVSLMFTGMTLLVIKLVPEDMYAIIQVLVFSGRFGSSIAYGSKYLFFSELYPTVVRNTGLGVVATAGRIGAIICPYVIYIGDYNKILPFLIFGSLSVIAALLSLLLPDTRNSKLPDLINEAKPSRWYVAACLICFLYVNHA
- the LOC133166182 gene encoding organic cation/carnitine transporter 2-like isoform X2 — its product is MSCEDYQHLDRVVDILGEYGRYQILIMVLLSLTVIPCGYLGVLPIFIADTPAYQCRNWLKSMPCDGNFSSCYPSKVDANWSEAVEPCNGTDRCVDGWIFSNESYTIVSEWELVCENAWKVPISTSMYFMGVLLGSLIFGQLSDRYGRKPVLFLTILLQSVTALIQSASVNWVMFCVLNCMRGLGLVACFTTSCIIGSEMMGKSARLSLNLLGQCVATSIGLALLGMLAYFIRGWRMLLVATAIPSFFFLPFWWVIPESPRWLLSRGRVKEAEKVLCRAAKMNRIHPSLIMFKVDNDPPLLQHSSKDKQTFAFMDLIRTTNLRNITCLGCFIWFVSSMVFFGLTLSTGNLKGNIYLNNFISAATETGAYIFTWLLINRVSRPTLIFVSLMFTGMTLLVIKLVPEDMYAIIQVLVFSGRFGSSIAYGSKYLFFSELYPTVVRNTGLGVVATAGRIGAIICPYVIYIGDYNKILPFLIFGSLSVIAALLSLLLPDTRNSKLPDLINEAKPSRCCFPCMQASDSKD